Proteins from a genomic interval of Pecten maximus chromosome 13, xPecMax1.1, whole genome shotgun sequence:
- the LOC117340376 gene encoding oleosin GRP-17-like, whose amino-acid sequence MGQRKGWREGRRKGWRDGWKEGWRDGWKEGWRDGWKEGWRDGGMDGRIDGGMDGRIDGGMDEGSKDEGRDGWRDGWRVQGRRKGWREGWREGRRKGWRKGRRKGRRKGWRKGWRKALREGQEGGRNGGRDRKEGMDGRRDRWKDGWRDGWRVQGRRKGGMEGGMEEGKEEGTEEGTEERMEEGMEEGIEGGTGRRKEWREGQEGGMDGRRDRWKDGWRDGWRVQGRRKGGMEGGMEEGKEEGTEEGRRKEWREGQEGGRNGGRDRKEGWIEGGMEVGRRKGWRKGWREGKREGQRGRDREGGMEREGRKEGGMKERMEERMEEGMEGGMEGGMDGWRDGRRDGGRDGGKDGERTERLIPLSIKLDFYLYDIVTGSTDYLWLSRHLCINDVSSLYTS is encoded by the coding sequence ATGGGACAGAGGAAGGGATGGAGGGAGGGAAGAAGGAAGGGATGGAGGGATGGATGGAAGGAGGGATGGAGGGATGGATGGAAGGAGGGATGGAGGGATGGATGGAAGGAGGGATGGAGGGATGGAGGGATGGATGGAAGGATAGATGGAGGGATGGATGGAAGGATAGATGGAGGGATGGATGAAGGGTCCAAGGACGAAGGAAGGGATGGATGGAGGGATGGATGGAGGGTCCAAGGACGAAGGAAGGGATGGAGGGAGGGATGGAGGGAGGGAAGAAGGAAGGGATGGAGGAAGGGACGGAGGAAGGGACGGAGGAAAGGATGGAGGAAGGGATGGAGGAAGGCATTGAGGGAGGGACAGGAAGGAGGAAGGAATGGAGGGAGGGACAGGAAGGAGGGGATGGATGGAAGGAGGGATAGATGGAAGGATGGATGGAGGGATGGATGGAGGGTCCAGGGACGAAGGAAGGGAGGGATGGAGGGAGGGATGGAGGAAGGGAAGGAGGAAGGGACGGAGGAAGGGACGGAGGAAAGGATGGAGGAAGGGATGGAGGAAGGCATTGAGGGAGGGACAGGAAGGAGGAAGGAATGGAGGGAGGGACAGGAAGGAGGGATGGATGGAAGGAGGGATAGATGGAAGGATGGATGGAGGGATGGATGGAGGGTCCAGGGACGAAGGAAGGGAGGGATGGAGGGAGGGATGGAGGAAGGGAAGGAGGAAGGGACGGAGGAAGGGCGGAGGAAGGAATGGAGGGAGGGACAGGAAGGAGGAAGGAATGGAGGGAGGGACAGGAAGGAGGGATGGATTGAAGGAGGGATGGAGGTGGGAAGAAGGAAGGGATGGAGGAAGGGATGGAGGGAGGGAAAGAGGGAGGGACAGAGAGGGAGGGACAGAGAGGGAGGGATGGAGAGGGAGGGAAGGAAGGAGGGAGGGATGAAGGAAAGGATGGAGGAAAGGATGGAGGAAGGGATGGAGGGAGGGATGGAGGGAGGGATGGATGGATGGAGGGATGGAAGGAGGGATGGAGGAAGGGATGGAGGGAAGGATGGAGAGAGGACAGAGAGATTGATACCTCTATCAATTAAGTTAGAtttttatctgtatgatattgttaCAGGTAGTACAGATTACCTGTGGCTGTCTCGTCACCTCTGTATCAATGATGTCTCCTCACTTTATACATCATGA
- the LOC117340377 gene encoding extensin-2-like has product MTLPNLSSTRHSQIFHQHDTPKPFINTTLPNLSSTRHSQTFLQHDTPKPFYNTTLPNLSSTRHSQTFHQHHTPKPFLNMTLPNLSSTRHSQTFLQHDTPKPFINTQLPNFSSTQHSQTFQHDTPKPFINTTLPNLSSTRHSQTFPQHDTPKPFLNTTLPNLSSTRHSQTFHQHDTPKPFINTTLPNLSSTRHSKTFPQHDTPKPFYNMTLPNLSSIRHSQTFPQHDSPKPFINTTLPNLSSTRHSQTFPKHYAPKPFINTTLPNLSSTRHSQTFPQHDTPKPFLNTTLPNLSTTRHSQTFHQHDTPKPFLNTTLPNLSTTRHSQTFHQHDTPKPFLNTTLPNLSTTRHSQTFHHYTPKPFLDTTLPNLSSTRHSQTFHQHDTPKSFYNMTLPNLSSTQHSQTLHHHTPKPFLNATLPNLSSTRHSQIFLQHHTPKPFLNTTLPNLSSTRHSQTFLQHDTPKPFLNTTLPNLSSTPHSQTFPQHDTPKPFINTTLPNLSTRHSQTFHQHDTPKPFINTTLPNLSTTRHSQTFPQHITPKPFYNTTPKPFYNTTLPNLSTTRHSQIFHQHDTPKPFINMTLPNLSLTRHSQTFHQHDIPKPFINTTLPILSSTRHSQTFPQHDTPKPFLNTTLPNLSSTRHSQTFLQHNTPKPFLNMTLPNLSTTRHSQTFPQHDTPKPFLNTTLPNLS; this is encoded by the coding sequence ATGACACTCCCAAACCTTTCATCAACACGACACTCCCAAATCTTTCATCAACACGACACTCCCAAACCTTTCATCAACACGACACTCCCAAACCTTTCATCAACACGACACTCCCAAACCTTTCTACAACACGACACTCCCAAACCTTTCTACAACACGACACTCCCAAACCTTTCCTCAACACGACACTCCCAAACCTTTCATCAACACCACACTCCCAAACCTTTCCTCAACATGACACTCCCAAATCTTTCATCAACACGACACTCCCAAACCTTTCTACAACACGACACTCCCAAACCTTTCATCAACACACAACTCCCAAACTTTTCATCAACACAACACTCCCAAACCTTTCAACACGACACTCCCAAACCTTTCATCAACACGACACTCCCAAACCTTTCCTCAACACGACACTCCCAAACCTTTCCTCAACACGACACTCCCAAACCTTTCCTCAACACGACACTCCCAAACCTTTCATCAACACGACACTCCCAAACCTTTCATCAACACGACACTCCCAAACCTTTCATCAACACGACACTCCCAAACCTTTCCTCAACACGACACTCCAAAACCTTTCCTCAACACGACACTCCCAAACCTTTCTACAACATGACACTCCCAAACCTTTCATCAATACGACACTCCCAAACCTTTCCTCAACATGACAGTCCCAAACCTTTCATCAACACGACACTCCCAAACCTTTCATCAACACGACACTCCCAAACCTTTCCAAAACACTACGCTCCCAAACCTTTCATCAACACGACGCTCCCAAACCTTTCATCAACACGACACTCCCAAACCTTTCCTCAACACGACACTCCCAAACCTTTCCTCAACACGACACTCCCAAACCTTTCTACAACACGACACTCCCAAACCTTTCATCAACACGACACTCCCAAACCTTTCCTCAACACGACACTCCCAAACCTTTCAACAACACGACACTCCCAAACCTTTCATCAACACGACACTCCCAAACCTTTCCTCAACACGACACTCCCAAACCTTTCTACAACACGACACTCCCAAACCTTTCATCATTACACTCCCAAACCTTTCCTCGACACGACACTCCCAAACCTTTCATCAACACGACACTCCCAAACCTTTCATCAACACGACACTCCCAAATCTTTCTACAACATGACACTTCCAAACCTTTCATCAACACAACACTCCCAAACCCTTCATCATCACACTCCCAAACCTTTCCTCAACGCGACACTCCCAAACCTTTCCTCAACACGACACTCCCAAATCTTTCTACAACACCACACTCCCAAACCTTTCCTCAACACGACACTCCCAAACCTTTCCTCAACACGACACTCCCAAACCTTTCTACAACATGACACTCCCAAACCTTTCCTCAACACCACACTCCCAAACCTTTCCTCAACACCACACTCCCAAACCTTTCCTCAACACGACACTCCCAAACCTTTCATCAACACGACACTCCCAAACCTTTCAACACGACACTCCCAAACCTTTCATCAACACGACACTCCCAAACCTTTCATCAACACGACACTCCCAAACCTTTCTACAACACGACACTCCCAAACCTTTCCTCAACACATCACTCCCAAACCTTTCTACAACACAACTCCCAAACCTTTCTACAACACGACACTCCCAAACCTTTCTACAACACGACACTCCCAAATCTTTCATCAACACGACACTCCCAAACCTTTCATCAACATGACACTCCCAAACCTTTCCTTAACACGACACTCCCAAACCTTTCATCAACACGACATTCCCAAACCTTTCATCAACACGACACTCCCAATCCTTTCATCCACACGACACTCCCAAACCTTTCCTCAACACGACACTCCCAAACCTTTCCTCAACACGACACTCCCAAACCTTTCATCAACACGACACTCCCAAACCTTTCTACAACATAACACTCCCAAACCTTTCCTCAACATGACACTCCCAAACCTTTCCACCACACGACACTCCCAAACCTTTCCTCAACACGACACTCCCAAACCTTTCCTCAACACGACACTCCCAAACCTTTCCTAA